Proteins co-encoded in one Clarias gariepinus isolate MV-2021 ecotype Netherlands chromosome 13, CGAR_prim_01v2, whole genome shotgun sequence genomic window:
- the bdkrb1 gene encoding B1 bradykinin receptor, with translation MDQGEPVTTCPILLQNSTLYPTVNFSSSDWHLVHSIVPPYIFIVCLAGILGNAFVLLVFFFQRGNWSVPEIYLGNLALADLFLLVCLPFWAMNILNYFYWPYGEFMCKVVNLSIIVNAYSSIYMLVMVNIDRYFALVLIIKARWLRRRRNAKAICFCLWLFGVIMGIPTLIFRTVQYDIFFQTTACIIQYPSDAWKLAHHLELDLLGFVIPLLVIVFCSCNILWVLYKRRQGIYSQDRNDRKATLLVSAVTIFFLICWGPFHIFTFLDVLCDLNVLDLDTWYHTLDIGSQFTTYFAFLNSCLNPVLYVCSGHYFRRKVSDIYKRRKSSTGSLATTLRSVTSTYVQRSDQIKPVVL, from the coding sequence ATGGATCAAGGAGAACCTGTGACAACGTGCCCAATCCTTCTTCAAAATTCTACACTTTACCCCACTGTAAATTTCAGCTCATCAGACTGGCATCTAGTTCATTCTATTGTACCTCCGTACatatttattgtgtgtttggctGGGATTCTAGGCAATGCTTTTGTGTTGTTGGTGTTCTTCTTTCAAAGGGGCAACTGGAGTGTGCCTGAAATCTACTTGGGAAACCTGGCACTAGCTGACCTGTTCTTGCTGGTCTGTTTACCATTTTGGGCCATGAACATCCTTAATTACTTCTACTGGCCATATGGAGAGTTTATGTGTAAGGTTGTCAACCTCTCCATAATTGTTAACGCATATAGTAGCATTTACATGCTGGTGATGGTGAACATCGACCGCTACTTTGCACTAGTGCTGATTATAAAGGCAAGGTGGCTAAGAAGGAGACGAAATGCAAAGgctatttgtttttgtctttggcTCTTTGGAGTGATCATGGGCATACCCACTCTTATTTTCAGAACAGTGCAGTATGACATATTTTTTCAGACAACAGCTTGCATTATTCAATACCCTTCCGACGCCTGGAAACTTGCCCACCACCTTGAACTGGACCTATTGGGATTCGTCATTCCTCTCCTGGTGATTGTCTTCTGCAGTTGTAATATTTTGTGGGTCCTTTACAAAAGAAGGCAGGGTATTTATTCACAGGATAGAAATGATAGAAAGGCCACGTTGCTAGTGTCTGCGGTaaccatttttttcttaatatgtTGGGGTCCATTTCATATTTTTACCTTCCTGGATGTACTTTGTGATCTTAACGTCTTGGATTTGGATACCTGGTATCATACCTTAGATATCGGATCCCAGTTCACCACATACTTTGCATTTCTGAATAGCTGTCTTAATCCAGTGCTTTATGTATGCAGTGGCCACTACTTCAGAAGGAAAGTCAGTGATATCTATAAAAGAAGAAAGAGCTCCACAGGGTCTCTGGCCACCACACTACGTTCAGTTACATCAACATATGTCCAAAGGAGTGATCAAATAAAACCAGTTGTATTGTAG
- the LOC128535753 gene encoding B2 bradykinin receptor-like, translated as MNFNMTAVPSLALSDLELLDCNQTEAWDWVYSIQPAYMSIICVLGVCSNAFVLAVFFIQRGHCSVADIYLGNLAAADLLMVCCLPFWVITIIHKFNWYFGQTMCQVVSLIIGMNYYCSVLFLTLVSLDRYLVLTRPMSVGRRKSTNLAKAICVAIWLAGFLLSLPALLFRSVQFFPDLEVEACYMAYPHDGWRLRSNVTVNVVGFLVPVPLASYCSYHIITILNGKRVRRCSAVKTERKAAFLVIVVLMVFIVCWLPFQIFMLLDTLYYFNFISGCLWVHGLDIGTQLSTYLGYSNSALNPFLYVIVGKHFRKRAKGEFVQLLNWWRCIVYLAHKINSSVRYTECTRVYTEVHRRDESTVTPTVM; from the coding sequence ATGAATTTTAACATGACAGCAGTGCCATCGCTGGCACTCTCAGATTTGGAACTGTTGGACTGTAACCAAACAGAGGCTTGGGACTGGGTCTATTCCATACAGCCAGCTTACATGTCTATCATCTGTGTGCTGGGTGTTTGCAGCAATGCCTTTGTCCTCGCTGTGTTCTTCATTCAGAGAGGCCACTGCTCTGTGGCGGACATCTATCTTGGAAACCTTGCTGCTGCTGACCTGCTGATGGTGTGTTGCCTTCCATTCTGGGTCATCACTATAATTCATAAGTTCAACTGGTACTTCGGACAGACCATGTGCCAAGTGGTGAGCCTTATAATTGGTATGAACTACTACTGCAGCGTGCTGTTCCTCACGTTAGTCAGTCTGGACCGGTATCTAGTTCTGACGAGGCCCATGTCTGTGGGGAGACGGAAAAGCACCAACCTTGCCAAGGCTATCTGTGTGGCTATTTGGCTTGCAGGCTTTTTGCTCAGTCTTCCAGCCCTGTTATTTCGCTCAGTGCAGTTTTTCCCTGACCTTGAGGTGGAGGCATGCTACATGGCTTATCCTCATGACGGGTGGAGACTGCGTTCCAATGTGACAGTCAATGTGGTGGGTTTCCTGGTTCCTGTACCCCTTGCTTCTTACTGCAGTTATCATATTATAACAATTCTGAATGGCAAAAGGGTGAGGAGGTGTTCAGCTGTTAAAACAGAGAGGAAGGCTGCATTCTTGGTGATTGTTGTCCTGATGGTTTTTATTGTCTGCTGGCTGCCTTTTCAGATTTTCATGTTACTGGatacactttattattttaactttatctcTGGTTGTCTGTGGGTACATGGTCTGGACATAGGTACTCAGCTCAGTACGTACCTTGGTTATAGCAACAGCGCACTCAACCCTTTTCTCTATGTGATAGTAGGAAAACACTTCAGAAAAAGAGCCAAAGGAGAATTTGTACAGCTTTTGAATTGGTGGAGATGCATTGTCTATCTAGCTCACAAGATCAActccagtgtaagatatacagaGTGCACAAGAGTGTATACTGAAGTTCATAGACGTGATGAATCTACAGTGACCCCTACTGTTATGTGA